Proteins encoded within one genomic window of Pseudomonas cannabina:
- a CDS encoding 5-methyltetrahydropteroyltriglutamate--homocysteine methyltransferase, which produces MALTPHAECLLIGADQALQQAMQAFWKEDQGVSTGGDMSGAHLRTWLRAHHPQLVPQLNLGQRVQPNWQPLLASVKEACEHGRKPALIGPLTLLWLGEVQGREIDRLELLEQLLPAYGEIFGRLAARGVEWVQVDEPILALDLPLAWTNAFERAYHILQYSPLKKLVATYNGDLRCNLGVAALLPVAGLHLDSVSVPEQLASVFDRLPTYKVLSLGECARHEGWGHESLQEARARFGENLMVADQAAA; this is translated from the coding sequence ATGGCCCTGACCCCACACGCTGAATGTCTGCTCATTGGCGCCGATCAAGCATTGCAGCAAGCGATGCAGGCTTTCTGGAAAGAAGATCAGGGTGTATCGACGGGCGGTGACATGTCTGGTGCACACCTGCGCACCTGGCTGCGTGCACATCATCCACAATTGGTGCCGCAGCTGAACCTCGGCCAACGCGTGCAACCGAACTGGCAGCCACTGTTGGCCAGCGTCAAAGAGGCTTGTGAACACGGCCGTAAGCCGGCGCTGATTGGCCCGCTGACGCTGCTCTGGCTGGGTGAGGTTCAAGGCCGTGAAATCGATCGGCTCGAGTTGCTGGAACAACTGTTGCCCGCCTATGGCGAAATTTTCGGGCGTCTTGCAGCGCGAGGCGTCGAGTGGGTGCAGGTCGACGAACCCATCCTGGCGCTGGACTTGCCGCTGGCATGGACCAATGCTTTCGAGCGGGCTTACCACATCCTTCAGTATTCGCCGTTGAAGAAGCTGGTGGCCACGTATAACGGCGACCTGCGTTGCAATCTTGGCGTTGCAGCGCTGTTGCCGGTCGCAGGCCTGCATCTGGACAGTGTCAGCGTGCCTGAGCAACTGGCCTCGGTATTCGATCGCCTGCCAACCTACAAGGTGCTGTCGCTGGGCGAGTGCGCCCGGCATGAAGGCTGGGGGCATGAATCGCTGCAGGAAGCGCGTGCCCGCTTCGGTGAAAACCTCATGGTCGCCGATCAGGCCGCCGCATAG
- a CDS encoding type B 50S ribosomal protein L31, whose translation MKLDIHPAYRTVLFHDTAADAYFLIGSTVDTDRTHQHTDGTTYPYVALDVSSASHPIYTGQQRKTTNEGRIAGFNKRFATFGSGARKDAEAAQ comes from the coding sequence ATGAAACTCGATATCCATCCTGCCTACCGCACCGTGTTGTTCCACGACACTGCCGCCGACGCTTACTTCCTGATCGGCTCAACCGTCGACACCGACCGGACGCATCAGCACACCGACGGCACGACCTATCCTTATGTGGCGCTCGACGTCTCCAGCGCCTCGCACCCGATTTACACCGGGCAGCAGCGCAAGACCACTAATGAAGGCCGGATCGCCGGTTTCAACAAGCGTTTCGCCACCTTCGGCTCAGGCGCCAGGAAAGACGCCGAAGCGGCTCAATGA
- a CDS encoding OpgC domain-containing protein, whose amino-acid sequence MTNGRDHRIDFFRGLALIFIFWDHVPDNPLAQLTLRNFGFSDAAEVFVFLAGYAAIMAYGRIARRDGMLVAGVRILRRTWVLYVVHIFLLTLLMGIVFVANNHVETRDMVQQMGLEYFVGNPQQALADELLLRFKPNLTDPLPLYIVLLLTLPLILPLMLRKLEVAVGLSIALYLMVPLFGWNLRAYEGGGVWYFNPVAWQLLFILGGACALRSETSTTPARPPLQQQPLFIMAAVYVLIAGVLTFSEKWPGLHATLVSALHLDSLYPISKTDLAPARLLHFLALVYVVAQLLPTSGNWLENWPARQICRMGRYSLEVFCLGVLLAPLADMANALAGDTWPMQVTTAIAGLGLMMLMANGLELNKRLGKYQSHVAVQN is encoded by the coding sequence ATGACTAACGGACGCGATCACCGAATCGACTTCTTTCGTGGCCTGGCGTTGATCTTCATATTCTGGGATCACGTGCCGGACAACCCGTTGGCGCAACTGACCTTGCGCAACTTCGGCTTCAGCGACGCCGCGGAGGTCTTTGTTTTCCTCGCGGGCTACGCGGCAATCATGGCCTATGGGCGCATCGCCCGACGCGACGGCATGCTGGTGGCTGGCGTGCGGATTCTGCGCCGCACCTGGGTGCTGTATGTGGTGCACATCTTTTTGCTGACCCTGCTGATGGGTATCGTGTTTGTTGCCAATAACCATGTCGAGACCCGCGACATGGTTCAGCAGATGGGCCTCGAATACTTCGTCGGTAACCCGCAACAGGCACTGGCCGACGAACTGCTGCTGCGCTTCAAACCCAACCTGACCGACCCGCTGCCGCTGTACATCGTCCTGCTGCTGACCTTGCCCCTGATATTGCCGTTGATGCTGCGCAAACTCGAAGTGGCGGTCGGCCTGTCGATTGCCCTGTACCTGATGGTGCCGCTGTTCGGCTGGAATCTGCGCGCCTACGAAGGCGGCGGCGTGTGGTACTTCAACCCGGTAGCCTGGCAGTTGCTGTTCATCCTCGGCGGTGCCTGCGCGTTGCGCAGCGAAACATCGACGACACCGGCGCGCCCGCCTCTGCAGCAACAGCCGCTGTTCATAATGGCCGCCGTCTACGTGTTGATCGCCGGGGTCCTGACCTTCAGTGAAAAATGGCCCGGGCTACACGCCACACTGGTATCGGCCCTGCACCTCGACAGCCTGTATCCCATCAGCAAGACCGACCTTGCGCCGGCTCGTTTGCTGCACTTCCTCGCACTGGTCTACGTCGTCGCGCAACTGCTGCCGACCTCAGGCAACTGGCTCGAAAACTGGCCCGCCCGTCAGATCTGTCGCATGGGGCGTTATTCACTGGAAGTTTTCTGTCTGGGCGTGTTGCTCGCTCCGCTGGCAGACATGGCAAATGCACTGGCCGGCGATACGTGGCCGATGCAGGTGACGACGGCGATAGCCGGGTTGGGATTGATGATGCTGATGGCGAACGGGTTGGAGTTGAATAAGCGCTTGGGTAAGTATCAGAGTCACGTAGCCGTTCAAAATTGA
- the ddlA gene encoding D-alanine--D-alanine ligase, translating to MKKSVAIVFGGQSSEHEVSLQSARNVINAIDRERYALTLIGVDKLGRWLRFDEADYLVNANDPAQIKLSGSGKQLSLLPGSTGGQLVEVETGKPLASIDVVFPLIHGAFGEDGALQGLLRMLAIPFVGADVLASAACMDKDVTKRLLRDAGIAVAPFLVLIRGETLAFADAVAQLGLPMFVKPANQGSSVGVSKVSDEAGFAAALALGFEFDHKLLIEQGIVGREVECAVLGNHEPQVSVCGEVIANDEFYAYDTKYLNGDQARIAIPAEMPADLSDQVRDVALQAYKVLGCAGLSRVDFFVTDARQIIINEVNTLPGFTSISMYPKLWQASGLSYAELIHRLIVLALERADEARLLKTEIFA from the coding sequence TTGAAAAAGTCAGTCGCCATCGTTTTTGGTGGGCAATCCAGCGAGCATGAGGTTTCGTTGCAGTCGGCACGCAACGTGATCAATGCGATTGATCGCGAACGCTACGCGCTGACCCTGATCGGCGTCGACAAGCTGGGCCGCTGGTTGCGCTTCGATGAGGCCGATTATCTGGTCAACGCCAATGACCCGGCGCAGATCAAGCTGAGCGGTTCAGGCAAGCAGTTGTCGTTGCTGCCCGGCAGCACGGGCGGGCAGCTTGTCGAGGTTGAAACGGGCAAGCCGCTGGCCAGTATCGACGTGGTGTTCCCGCTGATCCATGGCGCTTTTGGTGAAGACGGTGCATTGCAAGGCCTGTTGCGGATGCTGGCCATTCCATTCGTGGGCGCTGATGTGCTTGCGTCTGCGGCGTGCATGGACAAGGACGTAACCAAGCGTCTGCTGCGTGACGCGGGCATCGCGGTTGCGCCGTTCCTGGTGCTGATCCGTGGTGAAACCCTCGCTTTCGCCGACGCGGTTGCGCAACTGGGCCTGCCGATGTTCGTCAAACCGGCCAATCAGGGTTCGTCGGTCGGGGTCAGTAAAGTGTCTGACGAGGCGGGTTTCGCCGCCGCACTGGCGCTGGGCTTCGAGTTCGATCACAAACTGCTGATCGAGCAGGGCATCGTCGGCCGGGAAGTGGAATGCGCCGTGTTGGGCAACCACGAGCCGCAGGTCAGTGTCTGTGGCGAGGTCATTGCCAACGACGAATTCTATGCCTACGACACCAAATACCTGAATGGCGATCAGGCGCGCATCGCCATCCCTGCCGAAATGCCTGCCGATCTGAGTGATCAGGTGCGTGACGTCGCGTTGCAGGCTTACAAGGTGCTGGGTTGCGCAGGGCTTTCACGGGTCGATTTCTTCGTCACCGACGCGCGGCAGATCATCATCAACGAGGTCAACACGCTGCCCGGTTTCACCTCCATCAGCATGTACCCCAAGCTCTGGCAGGCCAGCGGGCTGAGTTACGCCGAACTGATCCATCGCCTGATTGTGCTGGCGCTGGAGCGTGCGGACGAAGCGCGGTTGTTGAAGACGGAGATATTCGCATGA
- the metR gene encoding transcriptional regulator MetR: MLEIRHLKTLHALREADSLVEAAERLHLTQSALSHQFKELEERLGMPLFVRKTKPVRFTSAGLRLLQLSDSLLPQLRSAERDIARLAGGTAGRLHMAIECHSCFQWLMPTIDQFRDAWPEVELDLSSGFSFAPLPALARGDLDLVVTSDPLELPGITYVPLFTYEAMLAVANQHTLANKPYIVPEDLLTETLITYPVERDRLDIFTRFLEPADIEPAQVRTSELTVMMMQLVASGRGVCGMPHWALHEYSSRGYVKAKRLGEKGLFATLYAGIRADMLDAPYMRDFLLTAKDTSFSTLDGVSVVR; encoded by the coding sequence GTGCTTGAAATACGCCACCTCAAAACCTTGCACGCCCTGCGCGAGGCCGACAGCCTTGTGGAAGCTGCCGAACGCCTGCACCTGACGCAGTCGGCGCTTTCCCACCAGTTCAAGGAACTGGAAGAACGCCTCGGCATGCCGCTGTTCGTGCGCAAGACCAAGCCGGTGCGCTTCACCAGCGCCGGCCTGCGCTTGCTGCAATTGTCCGACTCGCTGCTGCCGCAACTGCGCAGCGCCGAACGCGACATTGCCCGGCTGGCGGGCGGTACGGCGGGCCGCTTGCACATGGCCATCGAATGCCACAGCTGCTTTCAATGGTTGATGCCGACCATCGACCAGTTCCGCGATGCCTGGCCGGAAGTCGAACTGGACCTGTCGTCCGGCTTCTCGTTTGCGCCGTTGCCCGCGCTGGCGAGGGGCGATCTGGATCTGGTGGTGACATCGGACCCGCTGGAATTGCCCGGCATCACTTACGTGCCGCTGTTCACCTACGAAGCCATGCTGGCGGTGGCCAATCAGCATACGCTGGCCAACAAGCCCTACATCGTTCCGGAAGACTTGCTCACTGAAACGCTGATCACCTACCCGGTCGAGCGCGACCGGCTGGACATCTTCACGCGTTTTCTGGAGCCCGCCGATATCGAACCCGCGCAGGTTCGCACCTCGGAACTGACGGTGATGATGATGCAACTGGTCGCCAGCGGCCGTGGCGTGTGCGGCATGCCTCATTGGGCGCTGCATGAATACAGCTCACGCGGCTACGTGAAGGCCAAACGGCTGGGAGAGAAAGGGCTGTTCGCGACGCTCTATGCCGGGATTCGCGCCGACATGCTCGACGCGCCGTACATGCGCGACTTTCTGCTGACCGCCAAAGACACATCGTTCTCGACGCTGGACGGTGTGAGCGTGGTTCGATAG
- a CDS encoding transglycosylase domain-containing protein, with product MGVFRHSDSKQDVMAADRQDDPRTPKRPRRRRYGWWLFWGIVVAGGVALGVAVAMESRSSRLQAREFSRFAANLSYSMQPGAGNEVIYPGDGPIDKRLGYSSLDEFLPRLLKRDYVITRQTRFSPELRRYVQRGFFVPYEEKSQAGLSITDCRDPQQPLANPAVDWPRFAKAAWSQVAKVFALPGQSAGGSTLATQLEKYRHSPDGLTQSGSEKLRQMVSASVRAYQPGEQTLAVRQRVVRDYLNSVPLSAVPGHGEVHGLAEGLRVWFGVDFAKTNELLASSPTDQKSLADKALALREVLSLVIAQRRPSHYLAKGRAELAELTDSHIRLLAQANVIDKPLADAALKATVTYRDWAQQPTIQPIETNKGISVARTRLSNLLNRPLYDLDRLDLSATSTLHGELQRSVSQYLRDLANPEFAAKVGLMGERLLTPASTTQVRYSFTLFERGADGSRVRVQTDSTDQPFDINEGSKLELGSTAKMRVLTTYLEIIAELHGRYAGMSNAQLRKIPVEDPDRLTRWAVDYLLQNSDRDLAKMLSSALDRTYSASPAEAFFTGGGMHRFNNFRREDNERIPTLRESLRESINLPFIRLMRDVVRYSTYQAPNNSASLLKDDDNPRRQEYLSQFADREGTVFLLRFWKRYKNKTTQERLDTFLDGIHPTAIRLAAVHRYLLPGADQATFNAFVRAHLEETRTTSKLTDKRLAELYTSYAPGAYNLPDQGYIARVHPLDLWLVGYLLKHPEAQFKDAAAASRFERQEVYGWLFKSRHKGARDSRVRTMMEVEAFLDIEQRWQRVGYPFDHLVPSLATAIGSSGDRPAALAELIGIIQNDGIRLPPVRIDSLHFAADTPYETELAINPELGERVLPSEVAAAMREALSQVVDGGTAKRVQGTFKMQDGSVLAMGGKTGTGDNRIESIGAGGRILSSRAINRTATFVFYIGDNHFGALTAFVPGRAAEGFRFTSALPVQVLKGMAPILTPYLENHGQAMCNTRLPEPPKGA from the coding sequence ATGGGCGTATTTCGGCATTCCGATAGCAAGCAGGATGTGATGGCAGCCGACCGTCAGGATGACCCACGCACGCCGAAGCGACCGCGTCGCAGGCGATATGGGTGGTGGCTGTTCTGGGGGATTGTGGTGGCGGGTGGGGTGGCGCTGGGCGTTGCGGTGGCGATGGAAAGTCGCAGCTCCAGATTGCAGGCGCGGGAATTCAGCCGTTTTGCGGCGAACCTGAGCTACTCGATGCAACCCGGGGCAGGCAATGAGGTGATTTATCCCGGTGACGGGCCGATCGACAAGCGTCTCGGCTATTCATCGCTGGATGAGTTTTTGCCGCGCCTGCTCAAGCGCGACTACGTGATCACGCGTCAGACACGCTTTTCACCCGAACTGCGGCGCTACGTGCAGCGCGGTTTTTTCGTGCCTTACGAGGAAAAAAGCCAGGCCGGGCTGTCGATCACTGACTGCCGGGACCCGCAGCAGCCGCTGGCCAACCCGGCCGTGGACTGGCCACGCTTTGCCAAGGCCGCCTGGTCGCAAGTGGCAAAGGTATTTGCCCTGCCCGGTCAGTCCGCCGGTGGCAGTACGCTGGCGACTCAACTGGAAAAATACCGTCACTCACCTGACGGGCTGACACAGTCCGGCTCGGAGAAACTGCGGCAGATGGTGTCTGCCAGCGTGCGTGCGTACCAACCCGGTGAGCAGACCCTCGCGGTACGCCAGCGGGTGGTGCGCGATTATCTGAACAGCGTGCCGCTGTCTGCGGTGCCGGGGCATGGTGAGGTGCATGGCCTGGCGGAAGGGCTGCGGGTCTGGTTCGGGGTGGATTTCGCCAAAACCAATGAGCTGCTGGCTTCGAGCCCCACCGATCAGAAGAGCCTGGCCGACAAGGCGCTGGCGTTGCGCGAGGTGCTGTCGCTGGTGATCGCGCAGCGTCGTCCGTCGCATTATCTGGCCAAGGGCCGTGCAGAACTGGCTGAGCTGACCGACAGCCACATCCGCCTGCTGGCCCAAGCCAATGTCATCGACAAGCCGCTGGCCGATGCCGCGCTGAAAGCAACGGTCACCTACCGCGACTGGGCGCAGCAGCCGACGATTCAACCCATCGAAACCAACAAGGGCATCAGCGTCGCGCGTACCCGGCTGTCGAACCTGCTCAATCGCCCGCTGTATGATCTGGACCGCCTTGATCTGTCGGCCACCAGCACGTTGCACGGCGAACTGCAGCGCAGCGTCAGCCAGTACCTGCGTGATCTGGCCAACCCTGAATTTGCCGCAAAAGTCGGCCTGATGGGCGAACGCCTGCTGACCCCGGCCAGCACGACACAGGTGCGTTACAGCTTCACCCTGTTCGAACGCGGCGCAGATGGTTCGCGGGTCAGGGTGCAGACCGACAGTACCGATCAGCCGTTCGACATCAACGAAGGCAGCAAGCTGGAACTGGGCTCTACCGCCAAGATGCGCGTACTGACCACTTACCTGGAAATCATTGCCGAGCTGCACGGGCGCTATGCCGGCATGAGCAATGCGCAGTTGCGCAAGATCCCCGTCGAAGACCCCGACCGGCTCACTCGCTGGGCGGTGGACTACCTGTTGCAGAACAGCGATCGCGATCTGGCGAAAATGCTCTCCTCGGCATTGGACCGAACCTATTCGGCAAGCCCCGCCGAGGCCTTCTTCACCGGCGGCGGCATGCACCGGTTCAATAACTTCCGACGGGAAGACAACGAGCGTATTCCGACCCTGCGCGAGTCGCTGCGTGAATCGATCAACCTGCCGTTCATTCGCCTGATGCGCGATGTCGTGCGTTACAGCACCTATCAGGCGCCCAATAACAGCGCTTCGCTGCTCAAGGATGATGACAACCCGCGCCGTCAGGAATACCTGAGTCAGTTTGCCGACCGCGAAGGCACCGTGTTTCTGCTGCGCTTCTGGAAGCGCTACAAGAACAAGACCACGCAGGAGCGGCTGGATACCTTTCTGGACGGCATCCATCCGACGGCGATTCGCCTTGCTGCCGTGCATCGCTACCTGTTACCGGGTGCCGATCAGGCTACGTTCAATGCGTTCGTGCGCGCCCATCTGGAAGAAACCCGGACGACGTCGAAACTGACCGACAAGCGCCTGGCCGAGCTGTACACCAGCTACGCTCCGGGTGCTTACAACCTGCCCGATCAAGGCTACATCGCCCGGGTTCACCCACTGGACCTGTGGCTGGTGGGCTACCTGCTCAAGCACCCGGAAGCGCAATTCAAGGATGCAGCGGCGGCCAGCCGTTTCGAGCGTCAGGAAGTCTACGGCTGGCTGTTCAAGAGTCGCCACAAGGGCGCACGCGACAGCCGGGTGCGGACCATGATGGAAGTCGAAGCGTTTCTGGACATCGAACAACGCTGGCAGCGGGTGGGTTACCCGTTCGACCACCTGGTGCCCTCGCTGGCGACGGCAATCGGCAGCTCGGGAGATCGTCCGGCGGCGCTGGCCGAGTTGATCGGCATCATCCAGAACGACGGCATCCGTCTGCCGCCGGTGCGTATCGACAGCCTGCATTTCGCCGCCGACACCCCTTATGAAACCGAGCTGGCCATCAACCCCGAACTGGGTGAGCGGGTCTTGCCGTCGGAAGTCGCCGCAGCCATGCGTGAAGCCTTGTCGCAAGTAGTGGACGGCGGCACGGCCAAGCGCGTGCAAGGCACGTTCAAGATGCAGGACGGCAGCGTGCTGGCGATGGGTGGCAAGACCGGCACGGGTGATAACCGGATCGAGAGCATCGGCGCGGGCGGACGCATTCTCAGTTCCAGAGCGATCAACCGGACTGCGACCTTCGTGTTTTATATCGGCGACAACCACTTTGGCGCATTGACCGCCTTCGTCCCGGGACGCGCTGCCGAAGGCTTTCGCTTCACCTCGGCACTGCCGGTGCAGGTGCTCAAAGGCATGGCACCGATCCTGACGCCGTATCTGGAAAACCACGGGCAAGCCATGTGCAACACCCGGTTACCCGAGCCGCCCAAAGGTGCCTGA
- a CDS encoding siderophore-interacting protein, whose translation MNSPQSIHRVMHEIKRRKLEVLRVTDLTPLMRRITLHGPELTGFISLGTDDHVKLFFPQTAQEHAALEDLTVSSDKDAPRPPMRDYTPRRYDETSGELDIDFVLHGEGPAATWAAQAEPGQFLHIAGPRGSMVVPDMFDSYLLIGDETAIPSIARRLEALPANRAALVVVEVASQQEQQTLQSEAQVDVIWVVRGEQNLVDVVRRLEMPEGKLYAWVATESGLSRKLRRVLLDEFGLEEDFVKAAGYWKADDSEE comes from the coding sequence ATGAATTCGCCACAATCGATCCACCGCGTCATGCACGAAATCAAGCGCCGCAAGCTGGAAGTCCTGCGGGTCACCGACCTGACTCCACTGATGCGCCGCATCACCTTGCACGGGCCGGAACTGACAGGCTTCATCAGCCTCGGGACCGATGACCACGTCAAATTGTTCTTTCCGCAAACCGCGCAAGAGCATGCAGCGCTGGAAGACCTGACCGTCAGCAGCGACAAGGACGCACCGCGCCCACCGATGCGCGATTACACCCCGCGCCGCTACGACGAAACCAGCGGCGAACTGGACATCGATTTTGTCCTGCATGGCGAAGGTCCGGCTGCCACTTGGGCTGCACAGGCCGAACCGGGGCAGTTCCTGCACATTGCCGGGCCGCGCGGCTCGATGGTCGTGCCGGACATGTTCGACAGTTATCTGCTGATTGGCGACGAGACCGCTATTCCGTCTATTGCCAGGCGTCTGGAAGCATTGCCCGCCAACCGTGCGGCACTGGTGGTGGTCGAGGTCGCCAGCCAGCAGGAACAGCAGACGTTGCAGAGCGAAGCGCAGGTCGATGTGATCTGGGTCGTGCGGGGAGAACAGAACCTGGTGGACGTTGTGCGCCGCCTGGAAATGCCTGAGGGCAAGTTGTACGCGTGGGTCGCCACCGAGTCCGGTTTGTCACGCAAGCTGCGGCGGGTACTGCTGGACGAGTTCGGTCTGGAGGAAGACTTCGTCAAGGCTGCCGGTTACTGGAAAGCGGACGACAGCGAGGAGTGA
- a CDS encoding NUDIX hydrolase has translation MKIISIAAALLIGADGRTLLVRKRGTQAFMQPGGKIEPGEPAPLALARELEEELGLIIDPQQATFLGEFAAPAANEPGFEVRCQLYEVKTDAHVLPAAEIEEVVWVGADSHPDLHLAPLTRDLILPLYRQRQTDVI, from the coding sequence ATGAAGATCATCAGCATCGCGGCAGCGCTGTTGATCGGCGCAGATGGGCGGACCTTGCTGGTGCGCAAGCGTGGCACGCAGGCATTCATGCAGCCGGGCGGCAAGATCGAGCCCGGCGAGCCGGCACCGTTGGCGCTGGCCAGAGAGCTTGAAGAAGAACTCGGGCTGATTATCGATCCGCAGCAAGCAACGTTTCTAGGCGAGTTCGCGGCACCGGCGGCCAACGAGCCGGGTTTCGAGGTTCGTTGTCAGCTGTATGAAGTCAAAACCGATGCGCACGTGCTGCCCGCCGCCGAGATCGAAGAAGTGGTCTGGGTGGGGGCGGACAGTCATCCTGATCTGCATCTGGCCCCATTGACCCGTGATTTGATTTTGCCGCTGTATCGCCAGCGGCAAACGGACGTTATCTGA
- a CDS encoding IS5 family transposase: MQKTFSELEYTGKKKQTRRDRFLADLEQLVPWALLEAQVAPFYSNTAGKRGRPAIGVSRMLRMYVVQQCFGFSDEGCEDAVYDSQAIRGFMGIDLGRESAPDATTLLRFRRLLEVHQLTRLLFETINQHLASRGLLLKEGTIVDATLIAAPPSVKNREGKRDPEMHQARKGNQWHFGMKAHIGVDATSGLVHSVVGTAANVADVTQVGQLLHGDETYVSGDAGYTGAAKRPEHAERDVIWSIAERPSSYKQHGEGSVLYRVKRKIEYAKAQLRAKVEHPFQVIKVRFNHRKVRYRGLEKNTAQLFSLFGLANLMLAKRYLQQTAG, encoded by the coding sequence GTGCAGAAGACCTTCTCCGAACTCGAATATACCGGCAAGAAAAAGCAGACTCGCCGAGATCGCTTCCTGGCTGACCTTGAACAGTTGGTGCCCTGGGCCCTGCTGGAGGCGCAAGTGGCGCCGTTTTATAGCAACACCGCAGGCAAGCGCGGACGCCCTGCGATAGGGGTGTCGCGCATGTTGCGCATGTACGTCGTGCAGCAGTGTTTCGGTTTCTCCGATGAAGGTTGCGAAGATGCCGTCTACGACAGCCAGGCCATCCGCGGTTTTATGGGTATCGACCTGGGTCGCGAGTCTGCACCGGATGCCACCACCTTGCTGCGTTTTCGCCGCTTGCTGGAAGTCCATCAGCTAACCCGGCTGCTGTTTGAAACGATTAACCAGCATCTGGCCAGCCGGGGGCTGCTGCTCAAGGAAGGCACTATCGTCGACGCTACTCTGATCGCCGCGCCGCCCTCGGTCAAGAACCGAGAAGGCAAGCGTGATCCTGAGATGCATCAGGCCAGGAAAGGCAATCAATGGCACTTTGGGATGAAGGCCCACATTGGTGTAGACGCCACGTCGGGGCTGGTGCACAGCGTAGTAGGGACGGCCGCTAACGTGGCGGATGTCACCCAGGTTGGCCAGTTGCTTCACGGTGACGAAACCTATGTTTCGGGTGACGCTGGATACACCGGTGCGGCCAAGCGACCGGAGCATGCTGAACGGGACGTTATCTGGTCGATTGCAGAACGGCCAAGCAGTTACAAGCAGCACGGCGAAGGCAGCGTGCTGTATCGGGTCAAGCGCAAAATTGAATATGCCAAGGCGCAACTGCGTGCCAAGGTCGAGCACCCCTTCCAGGTAATCAAGGTGCGCTTCAATCATCGCAAGGTTCGCTACCGTGGGCTGGAAAAGAATACAGCGCAGTTGTTCAGTTTGTTTGGGTTGGCCAATCTGATGCTGGCCAAGCGGTATTTACAACAGACGGCAGGATAA
- a CDS encoding Pr6Pr family membrane protein yields the protein MHSDYPQRAQGQRYYALVGACLGWAGLVIQLYLIFIGRYADHASLLGGLVRFFSFFTVLTNTLVAVALSCALTERQSAGHRFFRHPVVCAGIAVSIALVGLAYNILLRHLWHPQGWQWVTDELLHDVMPLGFVLYWWLFVPKGHLRFKHIALWAMYPVVYFAYVLLRGDMIGDYMYPFIDVGTIGFLNAFINALGVLLGFVLIALLLVGIDQWAARRQA from the coding sequence ATGCACAGCGACTATCCGCAACGTGCGCAGGGACAGCGCTATTACGCCTTGGTCGGCGCGTGTCTGGGCTGGGCAGGGCTGGTGATTCAGCTTTACCTGATTTTCATCGGGCGCTATGCCGATCACGCCAGCCTGCTGGGCGGTCTGGTGCGGTTTTTCAGTTTCTTCACCGTGCTCACCAACACCCTCGTGGCGGTTGCTTTGAGCTGCGCGCTGACCGAGCGCCAATCGGCGGGCCATCGGTTTTTCCGTCACCCGGTGGTGTGTGCAGGCATTGCGGTGAGCATTGCGCTGGTCGGCCTGGCTTACAACATTCTGTTACGCCACCTGTGGCATCCACAGGGCTGGCAGTGGGTGACCGACGAACTGCTGCATGACGTCATGCCGCTGGGGTTCGTTCTGTACTGGTGGCTGTTTGTGCCCAAAGGCCATTTGCGTTTTAAACATATTGCGCTGTGGGCGATGTATCCGGTTGTGTATTTTGCCTACGTGCTGCTGCGCGGCGACATGATCGGCGACTACATGTACCCGTTCATCGACGTCGGCACGATCGGCTTTCTGAACGCGTTCATTAACGCGCTGGGCGTGCTGCTCGGGTTCGTACTGATCGCGCTGCTGCTGGTCGGGATCGACCAATGGGCGGCTCGTCGTCAGGCATGA
- a CDS encoding PadR family transcriptional regulator, producing the protein MREDKHLAHYRPPHLREAGEDRDGFEKRPGRERGGRGPRVFAPGDLKLLLLALIAEQPAHGYDLIRRIEGLFDGAYCPSPGVIYPTLTFLEESEMISGDAQAGKKLYTATDAGRSSLLDQAVALEGVRTRIDVSKRSLRGHDRPPEIHEAVHNLRHAMHMHHGRWSPEEILRVSELLNTTAKAIVDGPQPASEASV; encoded by the coding sequence ATGCGTGAAGACAAACACCTTGCCCATTACCGTCCGCCGCACCTGCGTGAAGCGGGCGAAGACCGTGACGGTTTCGAAAAACGTCCAGGCCGTGAACGCGGCGGCCGAGGTCCACGGGTCTTTGCCCCCGGTGATCTGAAATTACTGCTGCTGGCGCTGATTGCCGAGCAGCCCGCCCACGGCTATGACCTGATCCGCAGGATCGAAGGCCTGTTCGACGGCGCGTATTGCCCAAGCCCAGGTGTGATCTACCCGACCCTGACGTTTCTCGAAGAAAGCGAAATGATCAGTGGCGACGCTCAGGCCGGCAAAAAACTCTACACCGCCACTGACGCGGGGCGCAGTTCGCTGCTGGATCAGGCCGTTGCCCTGGAAGGCGTGCGTACGCGCATCGACGTCAGCAAGCGCTCGTTGCGCGGCCATGACCGCCCGCCAGAGATTCACGAAGCGGTACACAATCTGCGTCACGCCATGCATATGCATCATGGTCGCTGGAGCCCGGAAGAAATCCTCCGCGTGAGCGAGCTGCTCAATACCACCGCCAAGGCCATCGTTGACGGGCCTCAACCTGCATCGGAGGCTTCTGTATGA